The Spinacia oleracea cultivar Varoflay chromosome 2, BTI_SOV_V1, whole genome shotgun sequence DNA segment AGGTTTAGTAATGTCAAGTCATATTCAGATAGCAACTCCCTAGTATATTTCCTCTGAGTGAGAATGTAACCATCAGGTGTGTGAGTAACTTCAATGCCAAGGAAGTAGTTTAGTAAACCTAGATCCTTGATACTGAAGGTGTTATGAAGATGAGCTTTGAGAGAAGAAATTTCTGCCTCATCAGATCCCGTGATGATtatatcatccacatatacaATAACAATGGTGATGTGTGATGACTGATGTTTGATAAAAAGAGAGTAATCATTTTTTATTGTTTGTAACCTTGAGACTTGAGTTCATCAAGGAGACGAGCAAACCACTGTCTGGAAGCTTGTTTCAAGCCATAGAGTGACTTGGTAAGCTTACAAACATGACCAAGAGGAGCATTGACTCCCTCAAGAACCTTCATGTAGACCTCTTCATCCAAATTGCCATGAAGAAATGCATTATTTATGTCTAACTGGCAAAAAGTTTCAGCTAAACAACCATGTACATCAACTCCTGTCAGACCTTTTATTTTACCAAAAGACATATGTCCTAGTCTAAGGTGCCATAGCTTGGCTTCCTGTACTGCAGCAGACTTGGTAGTTGAAAGAGCAAAAGTTTTTGAACCTAGATTATTCCCTGGTGTCAAAAGATCTTCACTTAAGCTGTATAGACCCTTCTCCAACTTACCAAGCAGAATATGCTTGTTCTTGGAAAGGTCCTGAATATAGAATTCACCATTTGTAAATGAAACTGAGCAATTAATATCATAGCACAGTTTAGAAATAGATATCAGATTGAACTGGAACCCTGGAACATGTAAGACATTTCTGGGAATAATTCCTCCACCTAAGTGTACTGAACCCTTGTTCTTTACTTGCAATTCAGTTCCATCAGGTATGGTAATTgtatgttttccattatgcatAGGCTCAAATGATGTAAAAAGAGACAAATCTGAACACATGTGGTCACTAGCACCACTATCCAATATCCACTTTAATCTGAAATTAGATAGGAGACAGAATGTACCTTGAGGTTGGTAATTAGTTGCCAATCCAAGTGAGTGAGAACTTGAATTCTCAACTTGACTAGCACTTTGTTGGCTATGCAGACACTTCATTAGTTGACTGTACTGTTCTTCAGTTAATGTGGCATGGACTACACCAGATTCTGAATCTTCTTGAGTGTCTTGAGAAGTATAACCATCCAACTTGGCTTCTGCTGccactctttttctttttccttttcctttaaaATCCTTTGGATAACCATGAAGTTTCCAGCATTTATCAATAGTATGATTCCTCATCTTGCAGTGTTCACAAAACAAATTGTTTCTGGAGTGTGATCATTGGAATTTCTGAATTGATTTCCAGTTCCTGTATACTGAGAACTAGAACCAGAATTAAACTGATTCCTATAAGGTTTGTTGTCAAATCTCCTAGCACTGAATGCACTAGATTCTGAGTGTGTCTGAACTCTATGATTATTCACTTCTTTCTGTTGTTCTTCCTGAAGTAACAAACCATAAGCTTTTGAGATTGTAGGCAAGGGATTCATCATGAGTATATTACTCTTAGGATATTCATATTTCTGGTTTAGTTTCATAAGAAACTGGATTAGTCTTTGGTTCTTCTGTGTTTTGAGTAGTTGTTGTGTGAGTGTGCAACTACAGCCAGTGCATACACATACATGTAGTGGTTCTAAACCGTCAAGCTGATCCCAtaacattttaattttagtgaaaAAACTAGCAACTAGTTCATCATCACCTTGAGTTAGTTCACTGAGTTGATGTTGTACAGAAAAGAGTTGAGGTCCTGATTCTCTGCAGTATCTGTCTTCTAACTCGAGCCATATTGCTCTTGTTGTCTTGAGATATAGAACACTTCTTGCTATTTTAGGTTCCAAGGAGGCTAACATCCAAGAAATGACTAAGTCATTGCACCTGATCCAGATTCTGTAGTTTGCAGAATTTGCTGCCGGTTGATTTAAACTGCCATCAACAAAGCACAACTTGTTTCTAGCTGAAAATGATATCATCATTGATCTTCTCCAATCACTGGAACTTTTTCCTTCTCCTTCGAACTCAAAACTGACTAACATTGTGGCATTTAAATCACTGTTACTCAAATAGTAAGCAGAGTTAGGATTTTGTGTTGGATCTTGCTGTTCTCTAGGCATTTTGTTGATGCAATTCTATAGTTTCTTGAAGATTATCACAGAAAAATTTGACAGAAAGAAGAAAATTGCAGGATCAAACGATCATCttctctgataccatgttaaagTTCATGATTTAGCATGAACTTATTGCTGAATAACAGCAAGAATAAGAAAGAATAAGCTAGAGAGAAAGAAGTTCTTATTGAATGAATGAATCAGAATGATTACAACAAGTGGTAAAGCTATAAATACAGACTGATTGGCGAGGTGTCTCAACCAATCAGATGAATGCAAATGTACAGCTCAGCATCTACAATGATCTCTTACAAAAATCAGTAGGATCTATTACATGTCAGCTAACAAACTGACCTCTAACTAACTCCCTAAATTCTAGGAATGGTTGTTAGAGCCGATGTCATGTGGCTGATGTCGTTTGCTTCTAGAAGTCTTGTGTAGCTTTGATTTCTTGCTTCCCTTGATGCAGTGAAGTGTGCTGTGGACTGAGGACAATGCACACTAACAGTAACTTAGAATTTATAGAAgtagtctcactttggtgataTGATGATGCAAATACATTTTATAATTATGTAAAGGGAGTAACGTAGGTTGGACAGGGTTTATATTGCACACAGAATCCCCGACCTCTCTCCATTTTCCAAATAGCCGGATCCATATTAAGTGTTGTTGAAATGTGTGTGATATAATGTCAGGAATGACTGTATTTTGTA contains these protein-coding regions:
- the LOC110802956 gene encoding uncharacterized protein produces the protein MPREQQDPTQNPNSAYYLSNSDLNATMLVSFEFEGEGKSSSDWRRSMMISFSARNKLCFVDGSLNQPAANSANYRIWIRCNDLVISWMLASLEPKIARSVLYLKTTRAIWLELEDRYCRESGPQLFSVQHQLSELTQGDDELVASFFTKIKMLWDQLDGLEPLHVCVCTGCSCTLTQQLLKTQKNQRLIQFLMKLNQKYEYPKSNILMMNPLPTISKAYGLLLQEEQQKEVNNHRVQTHSESSAFSARRFDNKPYRNQFNSGSSSQYTGTGNQFRNSNDHTPETICFVNTAR